One segment of Pseudomonadota bacterium DNA contains the following:
- a CDS encoding molecular chaperone HtpG (molecular chaperone) has product QSMPPIKRVLELNPTHPLVTSLHAAYETRKDDASLAETTELIFGLALLAEGGEVADPARFTKLAADHLAKTLQA; this is encoded by the coding sequence CCAGTCGATGCCGCCCATCAAGCGCGTGCTCGAGCTCAACCCCACCCACCCGCTGGTGACATCGCTGCACGCGGCCTACGAGACCCGCAAGGACGATGCGTCGCTGGCCGAGACCACCGAGCTCATCTTCGGGCTGGCCCTGCTGGCCGAGGGGGGCGAGGTGGCCGACCCGGCGCGCTTCACGAAGCTGGCCGCCGACCACCTGGCAAAGACGCTGCAGGCCTAG